A genomic region of Pseudoxanthomonas suwonensis contains the following coding sequences:
- the bla gene encoding subclass B3 metallo-beta-lactamase gives MRFLLSCSALSALFAVATATAAPEATSSPQSCPANAGWDDPSPPHRVHGDTWYVGTCGITALLVTSPDGNILLDGGTAKGAALIEANIRTAGFRVEDVRYIVGSHEHFDHAGGIAALQRASGATVVAREPAAVVLESGRSGRDDPQYAVLEEMAPVAGVRRIAGGEALTLGPLALVAHATPGHTPGGTSWTWRSCEDGGCVDIAYVDSLSAISDDEWRFSAHPDYVATFRRTLDTVAALPCDILITPHPGASGLWSRLGPQAERPLAGDGACRAYADQARARLDKRLADEAAATPAR, from the coding sequence ATGCGATTCCTGCTGTCCTGTAGCGCCCTGTCCGCGCTGTTCGCCGTGGCGACCGCCACCGCGGCTCCCGAGGCCACTTCTTCGCCGCAATCCTGCCCGGCCAATGCCGGCTGGGACGACCCATCCCCGCCCCATCGCGTGCACGGCGACACCTGGTACGTCGGCACCTGCGGCATCACCGCACTGCTGGTGACTTCGCCGGACGGCAACATCCTGCTCGACGGCGGCACCGCCAAGGGTGCGGCGCTGATCGAGGCGAACATCCGCACGGCCGGGTTCCGGGTCGAGGACGTGCGCTACATCGTCGGCTCGCACGAACACTTCGACCATGCCGGCGGGATCGCCGCGCTGCAGCGGGCCAGCGGCGCGACCGTGGTGGCGCGCGAACCGGCCGCGGTGGTGCTGGAGAGCGGTCGCAGCGGCCGCGACGATCCGCAGTACGCAGTGCTGGAAGAGATGGCCCCGGTCGCCGGCGTGCGCCGCATCGCCGGCGGCGAAGCGCTGACGTTGGGGCCGCTGGCCCTGGTCGCGCACGCCACTCCCGGCCACACCCCCGGCGGGACCAGCTGGACCTGGCGTTCCTGCGAGGACGGCGGCTGCGTCGACATCGCCTACGTCGACAGCCTGAGCGCGATCTCCGACGACGAATGGCGTTTCTCGGCCCACCCGGACTACGTGGCCACGTTCCGCCGCACGCTCGACACGGTCGCCGCGCTGCCCTGCGATATCCTGATCACCCCGCATCCGGGCGCCAGCGGCCTGTGGTCGCGGCTGGGGCCGCAGGCCGAACGGCCGCTGGCCGGCGACGGCGCCTGCCGCGCCTATGCCGACCAGGCCCGCGCCCGGCTGGACAAGCGCCTGGCCGACGAAGCCGCCGCGACTCCGGCCCGCTGA